A stretch of the Streptomyces venezuelae genome encodes the following:
- a CDS encoding oxidoreductase, protein MSTSADPLAALAGLPGVAESVESMRKAVDRVYGHRVMRRRSTEVSAEAALRGARGSAALSGADWALEEVRRRTDFGAESEARVVGAALRLTAEAGQLLSIWRQSPMRVLARLHLVAAGTAVTGDVVGRPRLAGEPVDEPLVELPLPDADEVAGRLDGLSRLVIAGGSAPALVTAAVVHGELLALRPFGSYNGVVARTAERIVLINSGLDPKAVCPAEVGHAELGRAAYLAALDGYVSGTPEGMAAWIAHCGRAVELGARESMAVCEALQRGAA, encoded by the coding sequence ATGAGTACGTCAGCCGATCCGCTCGCCGCCCTCGCGGGCCTTCCGGGCGTGGCCGAATCCGTGGAGTCCATGCGCAAGGCCGTGGACCGGGTCTACGGACACCGCGTGATGCGCCGCCGCAGTACGGAGGTCTCCGCCGAGGCGGCGCTCCGCGGGGCACGCGGGAGCGCGGCCCTGTCGGGCGCGGACTGGGCGCTGGAGGAGGTCCGGCGGCGGACCGACTTCGGGGCGGAGTCCGAGGCCCGGGTGGTGGGTGCGGCGCTGCGGCTGACAGCCGAGGCCGGGCAGCTGCTGAGCATCTGGCGGCAGTCCCCGATGCGGGTGCTGGCGCGGCTGCACCTGGTTGCGGCGGGTACCGCCGTCACCGGTGATGTGGTCGGACGGCCGAGACTGGCCGGTGAGCCGGTGGACGAGCCGCTGGTGGAGCTGCCGCTGCCGGATGCCGACGAGGTGGCGGGGCGGCTGGACGGCCTGTCCCGGCTGGTCATCGCGGGCGGCTCCGCCCCGGCGCTGGTCACCGCCGCGGTGGTGCACGGCGAGCTGCTGGCGCTGCGGCCGTTCGGTTCGTACAACGGGGTGGTGGCGCGGACCGCCGAGCGGATCGTGCTGATCAACAGCGGTCTGGACCCCAAGGCGGTCTGTCCCGCGGAGGTCGGGCACGCGGAGCTGGGCCGGGCGGCCTATCTCGCGGCGCTGGACGGCTATGTCTCCGGGACCCCGGAGGGGATGGCGGCCTGGATCGCGCACTGCGGCCGGGCGGTCGAGCTGGGGGCGCGGGAGTCCATGGCGGTCTGCGAGGCGCTTCAGCGCGGCGCGGCCTGA
- a CDS encoding HAD family hydrolase, with protein sequence MVGAYARLVEIQSLPHSLPRTAAFFDLDKTVIAKSSTLTFSKSFYQGGLINRRAVLRTAYTQFIFLAGGADHDQMERMREYLSALCKGWNVRQVKEIVAEALHDLIDPIIYDEAASLIEAHHTAGRDVVIVSTSGAEVVEPIGEMLGADRVVATRMVVGEDGCFTGEIEYYAYGPTKAEAVRELAESEGYDLARCYAYSDSITDVPMLEAVGHPHAVNPDRALRREALARDWPVLVFNRPVRLKQRVPGLSLAARPALVAAAAVGAAAATAGLVWYASRRRANAIA encoded by the coding sequence ATGGTGGGCGCATATGCTCGGCTCGTGGAAATCCAGTCCTTGCCGCACTCCTTGCCTCGCACTGCCGCCTTCTTCGACCTGGACAAGACGGTCATTGCGAAGTCGAGCACTCTGACGTTCAGCAAGTCCTTCTACCAAGGCGGGCTGATCAACCGGCGGGCGGTACTGCGCACCGCCTACACCCAGTTCATCTTCCTGGCCGGCGGCGCCGACCACGACCAGATGGAGCGGATGAGGGAGTACCTCTCCGCCCTCTGCAAGGGTTGGAACGTCCGGCAGGTGAAGGAGATCGTCGCCGAAGCCCTGCACGACCTGATCGACCCGATCATCTACGACGAGGCGGCGTCCCTCATCGAGGCCCATCACACGGCGGGCCGCGATGTGGTGATCGTTTCGACCTCCGGGGCCGAGGTGGTCGAGCCGATCGGCGAGATGCTCGGCGCCGACCGGGTCGTCGCCACCCGGATGGTGGTGGGCGAGGACGGCTGCTTCACGGGGGAAATCGAGTACTACGCCTACGGCCCGACCAAGGCGGAGGCCGTACGCGAGCTGGCCGAGTCCGAGGGCTACGACCTGGCGCGCTGCTACGCGTACAGCGACTCGATCACCGATGTCCCGATGCTGGAGGCGGTCGGCCATCCGCATGCGGTCAATCCGGACCGGGCGCTGCGCCGGGAGGCGCTGGCCCGGGACTGGCCGGTGCTCGTCTTCAACCGGCCGGTCCGGCTGAAGCAGCGGGTGCCCGGGCTGTCCCTGGCGGCCCGCCCCGCGCTGGTCGCGGCTGCCGCCGTCGGTGCGGCAGCGGCCACGGCCGGTCTGGTCTGGTACGCGAGCCGCCGGCGCGCGAACGCCATCGCCTGA
- the ssd gene encoding septum site-determining protein Ssd — translation MAGTMSREVPERPIPGAGRPLIITEDPALLDDLLRLCAAAGAEPHVHPAVPEQSGAAGSGGVGGVGVAPGAGPPGGAGWADAPLVLVGEDVGGRVRGAPRRGGVFLVGRSAGRNPDDPVVWQRAVEIGAEQVLWLPNSESWLVDRIADVVEGAGRPALAVGVIGGSGGAGASTLACSLAVSAARSGERTMLIDGDPFGGGLDVLLGGEGAEGLRWPDFAASRGRVAAGALEESLPQLHGLRLLSWDRGKRVLVPPAAMCSVLAAARRRGGVVVVDLPRRVDEVAAEALAQLDLVLMVVPVELRSVAAASRVGDALHGVARDVRVVVRARLAGELDPDEVAGLLRLPLAGEMPVELGVAEWLARGEPPGTFVWGPLARFCDGFWRRALVAGPGVSV, via the coding sequence GTGGCTGGAACCATGTCCCGCGAAGTGCCGGAGCGGCCGATTCCCGGTGCCGGCAGGCCGCTGATCATCACGGAGGACCCGGCGCTCCTCGACGATCTGCTGCGGTTGTGTGCTGCCGCGGGCGCCGAGCCCCATGTGCACCCGGCGGTGCCGGAGCAAAGCGGGGCGGCTGGGTCCGGTGGGGTCGGTGGGGTGGGCGTGGCGCCCGGGGCCGGTCCTCCGGGCGGCGCCGGGTGGGCGGATGCGCCGCTGGTGCTGGTCGGCGAGGACGTGGGCGGCCGGGTGCGCGGAGCACCGCGCCGCGGCGGAGTCTTCCTCGTCGGAAGGAGCGCAGGCCGCAACCCCGACGACCCCGTGGTGTGGCAGCGCGCGGTGGAGATCGGGGCCGAGCAGGTGCTCTGGCTCCCGAACTCCGAAAGCTGGCTGGTCGACCGGATCGCCGATGTGGTCGAAGGGGCCGGCCGGCCCGCGCTGGCCGTGGGCGTCATCGGGGGCAGCGGAGGCGCCGGAGCCTCCACCCTGGCCTGCTCCCTGGCCGTATCGGCGGCCCGGTCCGGCGAGCGGACGATGCTGATCGACGGCGATCCCTTCGGGGGCGGGCTCGATGTGCTGCTCGGCGGCGAAGGGGCCGAGGGCCTGCGCTGGCCGGACTTCGCCGCCTCGCGGGGCCGGGTCGCCGCCGGAGCTCTGGAGGAGTCCCTGCCGCAGCTGCACGGGCTGCGCCTGCTCAGCTGGGACCGGGGCAAGCGGGTGCTGGTGCCGCCCGCTGCCATGTGCTCGGTGCTGGCAGCCGCGCGGCGCCGGGGCGGGGTCGTGGTGGTCGATCTGCCCCGGCGGGTGGACGAGGTCGCGGCCGAGGCGCTGGCCCAGCTGGACCTGGTGCTGATGGTGGTTCCGGTCGAGCTGCGGTCGGTGGCCGCGGCGAGCCGGGTCGGCGACGCCCTGCACGGGGTGGCCAGGGACGTCCGGGTGGTGGTGCGGGCGCGGCTGGCCGGCGAGCTCGACCCCGACGAAGTGGCCGGGCTGCTGCGGCTGCCGCTCGCCGGCGAGATGCCGGTCGAGCTGGGGGTCGCCGAATGGCTGGCGAGGGGGGAGCCGCCGGGGACATTCGTCTGGGGGCCGCTGGCCCGGTTCTGCGACGGGTTCTGGCGGCGGGCGCTCGTTGCCGGTCCGGGGGTGTCCGTATGA
- a CDS encoding TadA family conjugal transfer-associated ATPase produces MTAGLLDAVRARLAESGADPTPARVAAALRAQGRLLGDAEVLGVAAELRSELVGAGPLEPLLADPAVTDVLVAAPDRVWVDRGGGLELTGVTFGDAEAVRRLAQRLAAVAGRRLDDARPWVDARMPDGTRLHAVLPPVAVGSACLSLRVVRPRAFTLEELTAAGTLPPGGRRLLGAMVEARLSFLVSGGTGTGKTTLLSSLLGLVGPGERIVLAEDSAELRPDHPHVVRLESRPANQEGAGLVTLADLVRQALRMRPDRLVVGEVRGAEVADLLAALNTGHEGGCGTVHANAAAHVPARLEALGTAAGLDRAALHSQLAAALDLVIHLVRDRGGQRRVAEVHVLERDAAGLVVTVPALRWAARGFARERGWERLGQLLGGVR; encoded by the coding sequence ATGACCGCCGGGCTGTTGGACGCAGTGCGGGCACGGCTCGCCGAAAGCGGGGCCGATCCGACGCCGGCCCGGGTCGCGGCGGCGCTGCGGGCCCAGGGGCGCCTGCTGGGGGACGCGGAAGTGCTCGGCGTGGCCGCCGAATTGCGGTCGGAGCTGGTGGGCGCGGGCCCGCTGGAGCCGCTGCTCGCCGACCCGGCCGTCACCGACGTGCTGGTGGCGGCACCGGACCGGGTGTGGGTGGACCGGGGCGGCGGGCTTGAGCTGACCGGGGTGACCTTCGGCGATGCGGAGGCGGTGCGCAGACTGGCGCAGCGGCTGGCGGCGGTGGCCGGGCGACGGCTGGACGATGCCCGGCCGTGGGTGGACGCCCGGATGCCCGACGGCACCCGGCTGCATGCGGTCCTGCCGCCGGTGGCCGTCGGGTCGGCCTGCCTGTCCCTGCGGGTGGTGCGGCCACGGGCGTTCACCCTCGAGGAGCTGACGGCCGCGGGAACCCTGCCGCCGGGCGGGCGGCGGTTGCTCGGGGCGATGGTCGAGGCCCGGCTGTCGTTCCTGGTCTCCGGGGGGACCGGCACCGGGAAGACCACGCTGCTCAGTTCCCTGCTGGGACTGGTTGGGCCGGGGGAGCGCATCGTGCTCGCCGAGGACTCGGCCGAACTGCGCCCCGATCACCCGCATGTGGTGCGGCTGGAGTCGAGGCCCGCCAACCAGGAGGGCGCCGGTCTTGTCACCTTGGCCGACCTGGTCCGGCAGGCCCTGCGGATGCGGCCCGACCGGCTGGTGGTGGGGGAGGTGCGCGGGGCCGAGGTCGCGGACCTGCTGGCCGCGCTCAACACCGGGCACGAAGGCGGGTGCGGGACGGTGCATGCCAATGCCGCCGCACATGTGCCGGCGAGGCTGGAGGCGCTCGGTACGGCTGCCGGGCTCGACCGGGCCGCCCTGCACAGCCAGTTGGCCGCCGCTCTCGACCTGGTGATCCATCTGGTCCGGGACCGGGGCGGGCAGCGGCGGGTCGCCGAGGTACACGTGCTGGAACGGGATGCCGCCGGGCTGGTGGTCACGGTGCCCGCGCTGCGGTGGGCCGCGCGGGGATTCGCCCGGGAGCGGGGCTGGGAGCGGCTGGGACAGCTGCTGGGGGGAGTGCGGTGA
- a CDS encoding type II secretion system F family protein, whose product MAVPAPVVAAVLCAGAAAWLLGGDGRPVGRARLLLAGSGPTVPARGSPWERLVVSVRVHAGRWPEVACLAAGLVVALLGRSLIPLVLGVLAVPVVRRWLRVRERVRAREARAAAVIALCGAAVAELRAGAQPGQALGAAMRRTAVPGAEEAAVLAAAAFGGDVAGALREAAREPGAEGLAGMAACWRVSVDGGAGLAAGLDRLEGALRAERDRQDSLRAQLAGARSTAVVLALLPLVGLLIGTGLGADPLRVLLHTPLGMGCLLVGGVLEVLGLLWCRRIVRAGEG is encoded by the coding sequence ATGGCGGTCCCGGCGCCGGTGGTCGCTGCGGTGCTGTGTGCCGGGGCTGCGGCCTGGCTGCTGGGCGGGGACGGCCGGCCGGTGGGGCGCGCCCGGCTGCTGCTGGCCGGGTCGGGGCCGACGGTGCCGGCGCGGGGCTCCCCCTGGGAGCGGCTGGTGGTTTCGGTGCGGGTGCATGCCGGGCGCTGGCCGGAGGTGGCCTGCCTGGCGGCGGGGCTGGTCGTGGCGTTGCTCGGCCGGTCGCTGATTCCGCTGGTACTGGGGGTGTTGGCGGTGCCGGTGGTGCGGCGGTGGCTGAGGGTCCGGGAGCGGGTCCGGGCCCGGGAGGCGCGCGCGGCGGCGGTAATTGCCCTGTGCGGGGCGGCCGTGGCGGAGCTGCGGGCCGGGGCGCAGCCGGGGCAGGCGTTGGGCGCCGCGATGCGCCGGACCGCCGTACCGGGTGCCGAGGAGGCGGCGGTGCTGGCCGCGGCTGCGTTCGGCGGGGATGTGGCCGGGGCGCTGCGGGAGGCGGCCCGCGAGCCGGGCGCGGAGGGACTGGCAGGGATGGCCGCGTGCTGGCGGGTGTCCGTGGACGGGGGTGCGGGGCTGGCGGCGGGGCTGGACCGGCTGGAAGGGGCGTTGCGGGCGGAGCGGGACCGTCAGGACTCCCTGCGGGCCCAGCTGGCGGGGGCCCGGTCCACTGCAGTGGTGCTGGCGCTGCTGCCGCTGGTGGGCCTGCTGATCGGGACGGGGCTGGGGGCGGATCCCCTGCGGGTGCTGCTGCACACCCCGCTGGGGATGGGCTGCCTGCTGGTCGGCGGAGTGCTGGAGGTGCTGGGCCTGCTGTGGTGCCGGCGGATCGTGCGGGCGGGGGAGGGGTGA
- a CDS encoding type II secretion system F family protein has product MGGSVVHRLGMALSLSVAVVWLVSVCAARVRGRAVLRRAGVLLLVEPGRGGPRSPVRRGRRFRLRWRGGRAGRADPGEAERQLPFAADLLAACLAAGAGPVEAAEVVGESLGGPVGERLALAGAELRLGAEPDASWGRLAEIPGAGALAECLDRAARSGAPAAEPVARLAAALRADRARRATAGAQRAAVLVTAPVGLCFLPAFLAVGVAPVVIGMASGLLSGI; this is encoded by the coding sequence ATGGGCGGTTCGGTGGTCCACAGGCTGGGGATGGCGCTTTCCCTGTCGGTGGCGGTGGTCTGGCTGGTGTCCGTGTGTGCAGCGCGGGTCCGGGGTCGGGCGGTGCTCCGCCGGGCGGGGGTGCTGCTTCTGGTGGAGCCCGGCCGGGGTGGCCCCCGGTCACCGGTTCGCCGGGGTCGGCGGTTCCGGCTCCGGTGGCGTGGGGGCCGGGCCGGGCGGGCGGATCCGGGGGAGGCGGAGCGTCAGCTGCCTTTTGCCGCAGATCTGTTGGCCGCTTGCCTGGCGGCGGGTGCCGGTCCGGTGGAGGCGGCCGAGGTGGTGGGGGAGTCGCTGGGCGGCCCGGTGGGCGAGCGGCTGGCGCTGGCGGGTGCCGAGTTGCGGCTGGGCGCCGAACCGGACGCCTCGTGGGGGAGGTTGGCGGAGATACCCGGAGCCGGGGCGCTGGCGGAGTGCCTGGACCGGGCGGCCCGGTCCGGGGCGCCGGCCGCGGAGCCGGTGGCCCGGCTGGCGGCGGCCCTCCGGGCGGACCGGGCCCGGCGGGCGACCGCGGGTGCCCAGCGGGCGGCGGTCCTGGTGACCGCGCCGGTGGGGCTTTGTTTCCTCCCCGCGTTTCTTGCGGTCGGAGTTGCGCCGGTGGTGATCGGAATGGCTTCCGGTCTTCTCTCCGGCATCTGA
- a CDS encoding DUF4244 domain-containing protein, which translates to MRIIWLRLRGALAGRGGDAGMSTSEYAMGTIAACAFAAVLYKVVTSDVVSTALQSTIGKALDAPF; encoded by the coding sequence ATGAGGATCATCTGGCTTCGACTGCGGGGTGCACTGGCCGGTCGTGGCGGGGACGCCGGGATGTCGACTTCGGAATACGCCATGGGCACGATCGCCGCCTGTGCATTCGCGGCCGTTCTGTACAAGGTCGTGACGAGCGATGTGGTCTCGACGGCCCTTCAGTCGACCATCGGGAAGGCGCTCGATGCGCCGTTCTGA
- a CDS encoding TadE family type IV pilus minor pilin, with translation MTAEAALVIPALVLFAALLVWALMAAAGQIRCVDAARAGARAAARSEPVATAVAAARAAAPEGAEVTVERSGDLWRVRVAAPAPGPAGMPVRLGAGAVALAEDSVGPPP, from the coding sequence GTGACGGCCGAGGCCGCCCTGGTGATTCCGGCACTGGTGCTTTTCGCGGCACTGCTGGTGTGGGCGCTGATGGCGGCGGCCGGACAGATCCGGTGCGTGGACGCGGCCAGGGCCGGGGCGCGGGCCGCGGCCCGGTCCGAACCGGTGGCGACAGCGGTGGCGGCGGCCAGGGCCGCGGCACCGGAGGGCGCGGAGGTGACGGTGGAGCGTTCGGGTGACCTGTGGCGGGTGCGGGTGGCGGCACCTGCACCCGGTCCGGCCGGGATGCCGGTCAGGCTGGGTGCCGGGGCCGTGGCGCTGGCCGAGGACAGTGTGGGGCCGCCGCCATGA
- a CDS encoding Rv3654c family TadE-like protein: MTRDRGSATVWAAVVTTVLAAVFGGVLLLGQAVLARHRAAAAADLAALAAATSWAHGPEAACAAAVRVIRAQDARPAGCRLEGEIAEVGAEARAGPFTVRVPARAGPPAEPPPEATPSATPGVRRSGGG; this comes from the coding sequence ATGACCCGGGACCGGGGTTCGGCGACCGTGTGGGCGGCCGTGGTCACCACGGTGCTGGCGGCGGTGTTCGGGGGCGTGCTGCTGCTCGGCCAGGCCGTGCTGGCCCGGCACCGGGCGGCGGCTGCGGCGGACCTGGCGGCCCTGGCGGCGGCGACGAGCTGGGCGCACGGCCCGGAGGCCGCCTGTGCCGCAGCCGTCCGGGTGATCCGGGCGCAGGACGCCCGGCCGGCCGGCTGCCGGCTGGAGGGCGAGATCGCGGAGGTCGGGGCCGAGGCCCGGGCCGGACCCTTCACGGTCCGCGTTCCTGCCCGCGCGGGCCCGCCGGCGGAGCCCCCGCCGGAGGCCACCCCGTCGGCTACTCCTGGGGTGCGCCGGTCAGGAGGCGGGTGA
- a CDS encoding DEAD/DEAH box helicase, with protein MAFNHLPAGAHDAFPPLSPTPVTHSVAMASTHRPGRPTAATDPRPTPGTVLDRLSRGPGRAARITHTEHLPPREGRHAVWPDRIRTDVVAAIRSAGIDHPWEHQAAAAEHALDGTSVVVATGTASGKSLAYLAPVLSALADGARAANGRGATALYLAPTKALAADQRRAVRELAAPLGNAVRPAVYDGDTPVEEREWVRQYANYVLTNPDMLHRGILPAHPRWSSFLRALRYVVIDECHTYRGVFGSHVAQVLRRLRRLCARYGSEPVFLLASATASDPAAAASRLTGLPVTEVVDDASPRGEVVFALWEPPLTELAGERGAPVRRTATAETADLLTDLAVQGVRTVAFVRSRRGAELIALIAQERLAAVDRSLPGRVAAYRGGYLPEERRALERALHSGELLGLAATTALELGVDVSGLDAVLIAGYPGTRASLWQQAGRAGRSGQGALAVLIARDDPLDTYLVHHPEALFRQPVEATVLDPDNPYVLAPHLCAAAAELPLTDTDLALFGPAAHDLLPQLESAKLLRRRATAWHWTRRERASDLADIRGGGGRPVQIVEAGTGRLLGTVDESASHTAVHDGAVHLHQGRTYLVKHLDLEDSVALVEEADPPFSTTARDTTSIAVLDTEAEIPWGPARLCYGSVEVTNQVVSYLRRKLITGEVLGEAKLDLPPRTLRTRAVWWTVTEDQLDEARINPEILGGALHAAEHASIGLLPLFATCDRWDIGGVSVPLHPDTLLPTVFVYDGHPGGAGFAERAFRTARPWLTATRDAIAACECEAGCPSCIQSPKCGNGNDPLHKRGAVRLLTRLLTGAPQE; from the coding sequence ATGGCATTCAATCACTTACCGGCAGGCGCGCACGACGCCTTCCCTCCATTGTCCCCGACGCCGGTGACACACTCGGTGGCAATGGCCAGTACTCACCGTCCCGGTCGGCCCACGGCCGCCACGGACCCCCGACCCACCCCCGGCACGGTCCTGGACCGCCTGTCACGGGGGCCGGGCCGGGCTGCGCGCATCACCCATACGGAGCATCTGCCCCCTCGGGAGGGTCGTCATGCAGTCTGGCCGGACCGCATCCGAACGGATGTCGTAGCCGCCATCCGTTCGGCCGGCATCGACCATCCGTGGGAACACCAGGCCGCAGCGGCCGAGCACGCCCTGGACGGCACCTCGGTGGTCGTCGCCACCGGCACCGCCTCCGGCAAGTCGCTGGCCTACCTCGCCCCGGTCCTGAGCGCGCTGGCGGACGGGGCCCGGGCAGCCAACGGCCGGGGCGCGACCGCCCTCTATCTGGCCCCGACCAAGGCCCTGGCCGCCGATCAACGCCGCGCAGTACGGGAACTGGCCGCCCCGCTCGGCAACGCCGTCCGGCCCGCCGTGTACGACGGGGACACCCCCGTCGAGGAACGCGAGTGGGTCCGCCAGTACGCCAATTACGTGCTCACCAACCCCGACATGCTGCACCGCGGGATACTCCCGGCCCACCCCCGCTGGTCCTCCTTCCTGCGCGCCCTGCGCTATGTCGTCATCGACGAGTGCCACACCTACCGGGGCGTGTTCGGCTCCCACGTCGCCCAGGTCCTGCGGCGTCTGCGCCGCCTCTGCGCCCGCTACGGCTCCGAACCGGTCTTCCTGCTCGCCTCGGCCACCGCCAGCGACCCGGCTGCCGCCGCGAGCCGCCTGACCGGCCTCCCGGTCACCGAGGTGGTCGACGACGCCTCCCCGCGCGGCGAGGTGGTCTTCGCCCTGTGGGAGCCGCCCCTGACCGAACTCGCCGGGGAGCGCGGCGCCCCGGTCCGACGCACGGCCACCGCCGAGACCGCCGACCTCCTCACCGATCTGGCCGTACAGGGGGTCCGCACGGTCGCCTTCGTCCGCTCCCGGCGCGGCGCCGAGCTGATCGCCCTCATCGCCCAGGAGCGCCTGGCGGCGGTCGACCGCTCCCTGCCCGGCCGGGTGGCCGCCTACCGGGGCGGCTACCTGCCCGAGGAGCGCCGGGCCCTGGAGCGGGCCCTGCACTCCGGCGAACTGCTCGGCCTGGCCGCCACCACCGCGCTGGAGCTCGGCGTGGACGTCTCCGGCCTGGACGCCGTCCTGATCGCCGGCTACCCGGGCACCCGGGCCTCGCTGTGGCAGCAGGCCGGCCGGGCCGGCCGGTCCGGCCAGGGCGCCCTGGCCGTGCTGATCGCCCGGGACGACCCGCTGGACACCTATCTCGTCCACCACCCCGAGGCGTTGTTCCGGCAGCCCGTCGAAGCCACCGTGCTGGACCCCGACAACCCGTACGTACTCGCCCCCCATCTGTGTGCGGCAGCCGCCGAGCTGCCCCTGACCGACACCGACCTGGCCCTCTTCGGCCCGGCCGCACACGACCTCCTCCCCCAGCTCGAATCGGCGAAACTGCTGCGCCGCCGCGCCACCGCCTGGCACTGGACCCGCCGGGAGCGGGCCTCGGACCTGGCCGACATCCGGGGCGGCGGCGGCCGTCCGGTGCAGATCGTCGAGGCCGGTACCGGCCGACTGCTCGGCACGGTCGACGAGTCCGCCTCCCACACCGCCGTCCACGACGGCGCGGTCCACCTCCACCAGGGCCGCACCTATCTGGTGAAGCACCTGGACCTGGAGGACTCGGTGGCCCTGGTCGAGGAGGCGGACCCGCCCTTCTCCACCACCGCCCGGGACACCACCTCCATCGCCGTCCTCGACACCGAGGCGGAGATCCCCTGGGGCCCGGCACGGCTCTGCTACGGGTCCGTCGAGGTCACCAACCAGGTCGTCTCCTATCTGCGGCGCAAACTGATCACCGGCGAGGTCCTCGGCGAGGCCAAACTGGACCTGCCGCCCCGCACCCTGCGGACCCGGGCGGTGTGGTGGACGGTCACCGAGGACCAGCTCGACGAGGCCCGGATCAACCCGGAGATCCTCGGCGGCGCCCTGCACGCCGCCGAACACGCCTCCATCGGCCTGCTCCCGCTGTTCGCCACCTGCGACCGCTGGGACATCGGCGGCGTCTCAGTGCCGCTGCACCCGGACACCCTGCTGCCCACCGTGTTCGTCTACGACGGCCACCCCGGCGGCGCCGGATTCGCCGAACGGGCCTTCCGGACGGCCCGCCCCTGGCTGACCGCGACCCGGGACGCGATCGCCGCCTGCGAGTGCGAGGCCGGCTGCCCCTCCTGCATCCAGTCCCCCAAGTGCGGCAACGGCAACGACCCCCTCCACAAACGCGGCGCGGTCCGCCTCCTCACCCGCCTCCTGACCGGCGCACCCCAGGAGTAG
- the bldG gene encoding anti-sigma factor antagonist BldG translates to MDLSLSTRTVGDRTVVEVGGEIDVYTAPKLREQLVELVNDGSYHLVVDMERVDFLDSTGLGVLVGGLKRVRAHEGSLRLVCNQERILKIFRITGLTKVFPIHTSVDDAVAATD, encoded by the coding sequence GTGGACCTGTCCCTGTCGACTCGCACTGTCGGCGACCGCACGGTCGTCGAGGTCGGTGGCGAGATTGATGTGTATACCGCGCCCAAGCTGCGCGAGCAGTTGGTCGAGTTGGTGAACGACGGCAGCTACCACCTGGTTGTCGACATGGAGCGAGTGGACTTCCTCGACTCCACCGGCCTCGGTGTGCTCGTGGGAGGCCTCAAGCGCGTCCGTGCGCACGAGGGCTCGCTGCGCCTGGTGTGCAACCAGGAGCGCATCCTGAAGATCTTCCGCATCACCGGTCTGACCAAGGTCTTCCCCATCCACACCAGCGTGGATGACGCCGTCGCCGCCACCGACTGA
- a CDS encoding ATP-binding protein, with protein sequence MATVELRFSAQPEHVRTARLVAAAVARRAGVEEAVLDEVRLAVGEACSRAVGLHRGGGLSAPVRVVLTEEEKVFSIEVGDEVPTPSGGPSAGDAAGDPDAEGEDEMGLAVIRGLVDDVEVTRGDSGGVIRMSWPAAGTSDLP encoded by the coding sequence ATGGCCACCGTTGAACTCCGCTTCAGCGCCCAGCCCGAACACGTGCGGACGGCCCGTCTGGTCGCGGCTGCGGTGGCGCGCCGGGCCGGAGTGGAGGAGGCTGTGCTCGACGAGGTGCGCCTCGCCGTGGGCGAGGCGTGCTCGCGTGCCGTCGGGCTGCACCGGGGCGGCGGGCTGAGCGCACCCGTCCGGGTCGTGCTCACCGAGGAGGAGAAGGTGTTCTCCATCGAGGTCGGCGACGAGGTCCCGACGCCGTCCGGCGGGCCGTCCGCCGGCGATGCGGCCGGGGACCCGGATGCCGAGGGTGAGGACGAGATGGGCCTCGCGGTGATCCGCGGGCTCGTGGACGACGTCGAGGTCACCCGTGGGGATTCGGGCGGAGTCATCCGGATGAGCTGGCCCGCCGCGGGCACTTCCGATCTCCCGTAG